The following proteins are encoded in a genomic region of Drosophila willistoni isolate 14030-0811.24 chromosome 3R, UCI_dwil_1.1, whole genome shotgun sequence:
- the LOC124459724 gene encoding uncharacterized protein LOC124459724, translating into MEKYTLSYRVGNISMEARPKFAENLEARPRFMRNGVFCNTLILAKPLLKEDAVYCINMDEFWHHSLPYVHKILVMYLTNLITGSQALIYAKSACPKSKLHRGSDQF; encoded by the exons ATGGAGAAATATACGCTGAGTTACc GAGTGGGCAACATTTCCATGGAAGCTAGGCCCAAGTTCGCGGAGAATCTGGAGGCAAGGCCTCGATTCATGAGAAACGGGGTATTCTGCAACACCCTTATCTTGGCGAAGCCCCTTCTGAAGGAGGACGCCGTTTATTGCATCAATATGGACGAATTCTGGCATCATAGCTTGCCCTATGTTCACAAA ATTCTCGTCATGTACTTGACCAACTTGATCACTGGAAGTCAAGCATTGATATACGCAAAAAGCGCTTGTCCTAAAAGCAAACTCCACCGAGGTT CTGACCAATTCTGA